The stretch of DNA CAGGGTTAAAACCTTGAAGAAAATACTTTACTAAAGGATTGTTCTACCACATACGCTGCTGTTGACTGGATCTAATGTAAGTCCATATAGTGTGCCTTTCAAAAAGCTCAAGGATGTTTGAACATAAACATCTGAGAAGCAAAAAAGCTAAGAAGAATTTCTTTAaaatcaacacacaaataaagcaACACTTTATTGAAGGCTGCCTTCAAAATtagagatgcaaggtttttgtaCGACAGCAACAATAGGCATTAAACAATGGATTTTTTTAGCAGTgccttaatatttttttgattttaTGAACAGCTTATTCCAGTATTCACAGGCAAACTAAAGTAATAAATTACACTGTATAGACATAAggatattaaaggagaactcttgaGGAACTCTTTACTAGAGATACAAAGCATCATTTCCAAGCAAGGCTAGCGATATACTTGTTGTATATGTTGTACCTTCATATATGCATAACGGCCACCTTGCACAACCTGCATTCATTTAGTGTGCCAATTATGAACAACCACAGAAATGAATACTAGTTGTATGCAAAGTGCAGTACACACAAACAGTAGAGGCAAAGCAGGCACTCCAAATGGAAAGGGCTGTCTAAAACTACCTGCATCTGTGGTAGCCCTCCAGTAATACGCATCGCACACAGGCTGTTTAATTATGTGTTTAAGTATGTGAACTGTTTCTTGCTCGACGTAAggccaaacagcaagtatatctcaaACGTAACTGAACCTATGAGACCGTGCTAGAAATTGACAACAAATTCATCATAATAGCTTAATGTACTCAGGTCAATACAGTGTTATTTACTTAAGCAATCATTCACAATTGCCGTACTGGCACAAGCTAgttcataaatatttaaatactgcTTCAAAAATACGTACGACACGCATTACAAAGCACCAATGCTGGTAGCCTTCAAACAAAGTGTTACCCAAAAGAATTTATTCGTAACTATaactaaaatctgttttaatgttgTAAGATTTATTTTTCAAAAGCATTTGCAATATCCTAGAGAGAGACCAAAgatgtgaaataaaaaataaattacaaggcaggaaacaaaaaaaaaagtgatgggTTAGATTAGTGTTGGGTGCAGGTTGGTCACCTTGATGTTATTAAGTCCTAAAGTGCTACAGCCTGTGACAAAAGTAGCCACGAGTGGTCatcaaccattaaaaaaaaaaagtatttgatttTAAACTGGTTCTTCGCATGGAGTACTGAATGAAAGGCATAGGCTATGATTCCCTGCcagtataaaaacacactacTTAGAAATAATAGTTTGATTTTAATGAATGAAAGGCTCTCAGATGTTTGAGTGTTCCTCGAGTGGATTTGGTGTTAAAAAGTCCGTGTGGAGTTCAAAGTAAACAGCATCGCTCCTTGAAgctcttcttgttcttcttgttctttccCTTTCCGTTTTTGTCCTTATTTTCTGACATCTTCTTGGCTCGCACTTCCCGCATGAGGTCGAAAAACACCTTCGGAACAATGGCATATTATTATTAGATGCTTCGGATTAGCTCAGACACAATGCTGAGTCTGCAAAACTCATATCTAGATAGAGAGATGTAGAGACAGACCTTATCTACGTTGGCGCGCGTCTTGGCAGAAGTTTCCACGTACTGCACCCCCCACTCGTCTGCCTTTCCTCTGGCGTCATCGACTGAGACTTTCCTGCGCTCCTCCAGATCAGACTTATTCCCCACCAACAGCAGTGGGATCTTATCCTCCTCAGCTTTGACACGCAGGATCTGCTCCCTGTACACAGATACAAACATAgatatttaaaaacagatgaacaTTTGATGTTTATTTGAACAATATTGAGCCATTcatagataaagagagacagacagacgacTTTATTAATTACAACACAATAAAGTACTATGAAGAACAATACAGTAGTAATATTTTATAACTAGTAAAAAGTATTTAGTATATGAAAAAGTATTATAAAAAATGTGTATAGAATTGTCTACTTGATTTACTTGTTTACTAAATTTACTTGAATGTATTGGATTCCCTGTAATGTAGCATATTCCACCTTAGATACAGCTTTATACATTTTCCTTAAGCATCCTaggatacaataaaaaaaataatggaaagctTTCTAGATTGTGTTGCAGCAAAGCAGACCCAAATCATGAGATTTCCATATCCTTACTTCACATTATATGGAATAGAATTAGTTTCATGTGATCAAATGCTCCATTTAGTTTGTGCCATGTTTTCTGTCACTGttactaattaataaaaaattggATTAATTTGTCCAAAGCACATTGTTGTAGGTGttctctaaattttttttttttttttaaatgctagcaaatgtttttattgaaatcaAGGACAAGATTAATTCATTTCTAATCTAAAGCTGATAAAAAGTAGGGATGTCCCCGATCGGATCATGTAATCGGAAATGGGGTCTGATCAAAGTATCAGATCAGGACTCGGTATCGGCAGTTACTCAAAATTAAATAACTAACAAAAACCCATTTTATGAaggtttaaaatacatttttccaaATAAATGTTTAGTTATATTATACTTATCTCCCaattatgtttaaataaaggacaaatgtgccttaaaatgtgtttaaaaaaagcttttcaaGACTTGTACTGTAGAGTACTGACCTGAACTCCGCTGTGGCTGTGAAAGACTCGTGTTCAGTGATGGAGAACACCAGCAGAAAGCCCTCTCCACTGCGGAAGTAATTGTCTCGGATGGCTGCGTAGTCCTCCTGCCCGGCTGTGTCCAAAATATCGATCTGCACCTCCTCTCCGTCCAGCACCACTTTCTTCCTGTAGCTGTCTGCCTTTGTGGGCTCGTAGTCTTCTACAAACTgcacagcaataaaaaaacattaacacagCTGTAGGAATTATTGTAGGTAGATGGAATATTAGTGTTTCTGAGATATGagaagttttaggcacctgaCAAAAATTTAAACCATTTATCTAGACCATCTTTTTTTAACGgttaaatgcaaacaaaacaaaaacatattacaATACGATTGTTTTTGTGAAAGTTGCAACCATACAAGTTATATAAGCATTTGCAAGTACCACCTAGCACCTGGTTTATCAATTTCATTGTTAATTAATCAGGTGAACAGCTGGTGTAACTGAACAAACCCAAATACACTATACAAATACACTTCAGTTCACAGAGAGTCAATAGGCAAACCTGTGTTCTTCTAACTGTGTTCTTTTATACGAACTATTCAATACTAACATACTAATAATCAACACATGCATTTTAGTGTAATAGTATTGCAATAGTAATTAGATAAGTAATTAGAATAAATCTTATGAACATCTAgccatttctcttaatttcatggAAACAGCAagttaattaaaataaagatagaaagaaagagagagagaaaaatacatattttggaGGATataggtaatatttaatatttccaaCAGcaacaataattatatatattttttcccagaatcttttttatttatatacattagaCCCATAAACACACTAAAATCACCACCAAGTCTTAACAGTTACAACACTATAACTACTCACCTCATCATACATGAACTGGAGTGTGAGGGCAGACTTTCCTACACCACCACTGCCCACCATGATGACCTTGTGCAGGGCTAACGAGCTCTGATTTTTACCCTTGTTGGCTGCCATGTTCAAGTACCTCTCTCAGCTTCACCACGctatgctcacacacacatgcacacactcactcacgcatacacacacacacatacactcaaacacacatgcatgcacacactcactcactcactccaccTGCAGAGAtaaggaaacaaacaaaaaaattaaaagatcagTTAGTGGACAGTAAGAATTTAATTCAAAtcaaaatagtcataaaaatcaGCAGCTGGCTATAATAAAGCATCCACTTAAAAACCTCTCCTTTAGAAGACAATGGATCTATAATGAGAAATGATGACTTAAATAATCTGTTAAATGGTCACAAACTGCTGATTAATCTGTGGTCTGTATGAATCACAGAGGAAGTTTAACCAGTTTAACAGTGTAGAACATAGTTTTACTACCACTGTAACTTTTATAGTAATACTTTAATTCGAACTCGACAAAGAGCTGCAGTGAATACATAGACTAAACAGCTGTTTTTTACGTCAATGTAGCATGTGGTTAAAACCGCTAGCATTGTTAAACATTGTGCCCAAAGAGCCATAAAGCAACACATTGAACATGGCAACCCCAGTGACATTATTACCATGCCAAAAAAAGTCAATACAAACTAACAgaatgtgtcaaaataaaagtcactaatacaaatACAGGAGTGACAACATTTCACAAAATTTCTACTTCAGTGGATGGCTTggaaggtgttatcttgtgagcaagTCTGAACACCATTCAGCATGTTCATGGCAAGACGACACGAGTGGATGCCAAGTAGAGCTGACTAAGTATGTAAATACTAAGTCACAAAAATTCCCACAGAAGGGATTTGTTAGAATGTTAGCAGCGCACTCACTACAAACATGTTATACAAGGTTTTATAAATGccaaacaatataatgtgcagcCCTATTCAACAGAACATGATCTAACACAGGGTTTAATGATGCTTAAGTGCTTAGTTTTAAGGATGTGATGTAGAGGGAAAGAAACACACTACTCCTCTTTATCCAGGAAAACAGGGCCTGACACACGACTTCCAGCTATTGTATCTGTAATCTGATGAAGAAGAGCCCAACAAGGAAGTAGAAACCAGAGGAATGCAGGAAGATGACATCAGATTCTGCTGCATATGGCATTTTTTGGTTCAGCTTACATGCTAACATGCTCAAACACATTTTTCACATGAACAAACAggttgtgtcaaaataaaaggaaCCAATACAAATAGAGCATGATGTAAAAATAGCTTTTCTTTGCCCAatatgggcaacactatgcccccatcactagcattgtaagcctgttgggagaatCAGCTGTGGGGACGAATGGagggattaggggtgggcgatatggctctaaaataatatcacaatatttcattgtattttcacgataacgatacttttggcgatatgacaaaacactaattaGGAAACATATTTagga from Astyanax mexicanus isolate ESR-SI-001 chromosome 11, AstMex3_surface, whole genome shotgun sequence encodes:
- the ralba gene encoding ras-related protein Ral-B encodes the protein MAANKGKNQSSLALHKVIMVGSGGVGKSALTLQFMYDEFVEDYEPTKADSYRKKVVLDGEEVQIDILDTAGQEDYAAIRDNYFRSGEGFLLVFSITEHESFTATAEFREQILRVKAEEDKIPLLLVGNKSDLEERRKVSVDDARGKADEWGVQYVETSAKTRANVDKVFFDLMREVRAKKMSENKDKNGKGKNKKNKKSFKERCCLL